One stretch of Schistocerca nitens isolate TAMUIC-IGC-003100 chromosome 11, iqSchNite1.1, whole genome shotgun sequence DNA includes these proteins:
- the LOC126212766 gene encoding uncharacterized protein LOC126212766 has translation MYYNYKKYFSLALLAVPDGNCRLIAVDIGCYGKQSDGGTFRASNLYNNILNETENWPLPKELPGTSVKDPLVLAGDETFPLLENLMRPFPGLSQTEEERLVNRRLSRGRTVVVRTFRIMASKWGLFRKGTETSVVHADIIIQCICACTI, from the coding sequence atgtattacaattacaaaaaatatttttcgcttGCTTTACTAGCTGTACCCGATGGTAACTgcagattaatagcagttgacaTTGGATGCTACGGCAAGCAATCAGATGGTGGCACATTTAGAGCAAGTAACTTATACAATAATATTTTGAACGAAACTGAAAACTGGCCTCTACCGAAAGAACTACCAGGTACTTCAGTAAAAGACCCATTAGTGTTGGCTGGAGATGAAACATTTCCACTACTGGAAAACTTAATGCGCCCTTTCCCTGGACTGTCACAGACTGAGGAAGAGAGGTTAGTTAACAGGAGGCTATCGAGGGGTAGAACGGTGGTGGTACGCACTTTCAGAATTATGGCCAGCAAGTGGGGTCTTTTCCGAAAGGGAACTGAAACTTCTGTAGTACATGCAGACATTATTATTCAGTGCATCTGCGCTTGCACAATATAA